A section of the Novosphingobium sp. G106 genome encodes:
- a CDS encoding type II toxin-antitoxin system RelE/ParE family toxin, whose protein sequence is MTAAYVLTDAAETDLREIVRYTRKQWGDEQVRSYIAKLKHGIERLAKGSGASKEMSDLYPGLRMVHCEHHYIFCLQREDAPALVVAILHERMDLVARLASRLQ, encoded by the coding sequence TTGACCGCTGCCTACGTGCTGACGGATGCGGCGGAAACCGACCTGCGGGAAATCGTCCGCTACACGCGCAAGCAATGGGGTGACGAACAGGTCCGCAGTTACATTGCCAAGCTGAAGCACGGTATCGAACGATTGGCGAAAGGTTCGGGAGCGTCCAAGGAGATGAGCGATCTCTATCCAGGTTTACGGATGGTACACTGCGAACATCACTACATCTTTTGCCTACAGCGGGAGGACGCGCCCGCGCTTGTTGTGGCGATCTTGCACGAGCGCATGGACCTCGTGGCCAGACTGGCATCGCGGCTCCAATAA